In the genome of Lactuca sativa cultivar Salinas chromosome 3, Lsat_Salinas_v11, whole genome shotgun sequence, the window AGCCCGGGCCCAATTTTGGGCCGACTACATTGATCGCAAGGTAAGCCCTCTTTTTAATTAAGCTTACTATGACAAATACAGATACTTGATTGGAATACTCATAATTGATCCCGATAGGTCCATATCCGAGGATGTGAGACGTGGTTTTGGGACCAATTATATTACATGGTCCCAAAACCAGTTGTGGGGTTGTGGGATGTCAGCCACCTGACTTACCACAACATAACACAACTCGTTCCGAGTGGTATATTTTTAGAAATCGTTCatcattatgtatatgtatatccTAGGTCCATTCGGCGGGTCGGGCCATTTGGACTGCAAAAGGAGAAGATGAAGTAGAGGCCGCTAAGGCATCGTTCCTTGATATCCTGAAGTTCTTAGATGGTACTTTGGCTGAAAAAGACTACTTCGCCGGGGACAACTTCGGGTTTGTGGACATACTGCTTGTTGGTCTAACTTCGTGGTTCCCAGCCTACGAGAAATATGGTAGCTTTAAGGTGGAGGATCACTACCCTAAATTGGCGGCATGGATCACACGGGTCCATGTTAGGGAGAGTGTTTCTGAATCTTTGGCTAACCCTGAAAAAATCCTCAACTTTGTAGTAATGTTGAGACAAATGTTTGGTGTTGAATGAATGAAGATTGTTATGTCATGAATGATGATGATATAATATTATGGGTGGTGGGATGTTTAGATCCACTAAGAATAAGGAGTTGGAAtaaaattggtttgaaaattatctttgaaaacATAATTGTTgtctttgagggggagaatgtatgttttttttctttctatttgATGTAATGGATCAAACTGAATATCTTATTGAATGTTTGataccttttttttttctatataaaccAAAATTTATTAATTCTGAGATGTTTTAGATTAATGTAATGTTTCTTGttattaaagtttaattttagATACGTTACTTTCCCCTAAATCAAATAGTTTATATAGTGACAATTTTATTAAATATGTTTATAATTTTTAGtgacaattacatgtgattttttttatctcaaaatttaaaacatattttcaacttttaaaatATGATGTAAGTAGAAATAAGATACTGTGCTATTTATTTTTGTAATGACATTaaga includes:
- the LOC111921849 gene encoding probable glutathione S-transferase — protein: MGKDDVKLLSMWASPFCMRVKVALAEKDIAYEEILENNLLGGKTELLLKSNPVHQQVPVLLHDNKPILESTNIITYIDEVWPSKPLLPTCAYEKARAQFWADYIDRKVHSAGRAIWTAKGEDEVEAAKASFLDILKFLDGTLAEKDYFAGDNFGFVDILLVGLTSWFPAYEKYGSFKVEDHYPKLAAWITRVHVRESVSESLANPEKILNFVVMLRQMFGVE